The following are from one region of the Mangifera indica cultivar Alphonso chromosome 14, CATAS_Mindica_2.1, whole genome shotgun sequence genome:
- the LOC123196919 gene encoding denticleless protein homolog: METSRSQSFFQDIRSRELNGFKVTKRSYFGRAALDFAEIGALAVDHGGEETPPLAVSFCKTSRNSHIFAVSDEDGYVSLFDSRRKFSSFACHQENAEKARIIDWVAHQNAIFDLQWIKEDKNILTASGDQTIKVWDAQEKKCIGVLMGHTGSVKSLCSHPTNSDIVVSGSRDGSFALWDLRCSTSSKRSGESRLVSSTVVNGAHLTSQAKRVRRGKAASMSITSVLCLKDEVSIATAAAVNSVVKFWDTRNLKSQVTQACPYPESSDLKDKRSHGISSLSQDLNGVFLTASCMDNRIYLYNVLQLEKGPIKSFSGCQIGSFYVKAAISPDAAHILSGSSDGNAYIWQVNKPQLDRVMLKSHDGEVTAVDWCPFETGKMATSSDDFTVRLWNIQNNSCSSKRSPSSIRRRVIAIPSAECRKLLINGELADSAKGPDNSNSSDEVVNQTNSSNPMNIPIVGTPDAKKRKLSSSDLEETFEKTPEASLKSPSSVLNPPSSVKRKTIRDYFIVSP; this comes from the exons ATGGAGACTTCCAGATCTCAATCTTTCTTCCAAGATATCAGATCCAGAGAGCTCAACGGATTTAAAG TCACAAAGAGATCATATTTTGGTCGCGCGGCGTTAGATTTTGCAGAAATTGGAGCTCTGGCCGTTGACCACGGCGGCGAAGAGACCCCTCCGTTGGCAGTTTCATTTTGCAAG ACAAGTAGAAACTCTCATATATTTGCAGTGTCTGATGAGGATGGTTATGTGAGCTTGTTTGATTCTCGAAggaaattttcttcttttgcatGTCATCAAGAGAATGCAG AGAAAGCCAGAATTATTGACTGGGTTGCACAtcaaaatgcaatttttgaTTTACAGTGGATCAAG GAAGATAAAAACATTCTGACAGCTTCAGGTGATCAAACG ATAAAGGTATGGGATGCACAAGAAAAGAAATGTATTGGAGTGTTGATGGGACACACAGGGAGCGTAAAATCTTTGTGCTCTCATCCAACAAATTCTG ATATTGTCGTCTCTGGTTCAAGAGATGGGTCCTTTGCTCTATGGGACTTGAGATGCAGTACTAGTTCCAAAAGAAGTGGGGAATCTCGTTTAGT CTCATCTACTGTGGTAAACGGAGCTCATCTTACGTCTCAGGCAAAAAGGGTTAGGCGTGGCAAG GCTGCTTCCATGAGCATTACATCAGTTCTTTGTCTGAAAGATGAGGTGTCCATTGCAACTGCTGCCGCAGTGAACAG TGTTGTAAAATTCTGGGATACAAGAAATCTTAAATCTCAAGTTACTCAGGCATGTCCTTATCCTGAGTCATCAGATTTAAAG GATAAAAGATCACATGGTATTTCTAGCCTTTCTCAAGACTTAAACGGAGTGTTCCTTACAGCTTCATGCATGGACAATAG AATATATTTGTACAATGTACTTCAGCTTGAAAAGGGTCCTATAAAATCCTTCTCTGGATGTCAAATAGGATCATTCTATGTTAAG GCGGCAATTAGTCCTGATGCAGCACATATACTCAGTGGCTCTAGCGATGGAAACGCGTACATATGGCAG GTGAATAAACCTCAATTAGATAGAGTCATGCTGAAAAGTCATGATGGAGAAGTTACAGCTGTAGATTG GTGTCCATTTGAGACTGGGAAGATGGCAACTTCTTCAGACGATTTCACa GTTCGGTTATGGAACATACAGAACAATTCTTGTTCGAGCAAAAGATCTCCATCTTCCATTCGAAGGAGAGTAATAGCAATTCCGAGTGCAGAATGCAGAAAACTTTTGATAAATGGTGAATTGGCAGATTCAGCGAAGGGTCCTGATAATTCAAATTCTTCAGATGAAGTAGTGAACCAAACTAATTCTTCCAATCCTATGAATATACCTATAGTTGGTACTCCGGATGCTAAGAAGAGAAAGTTGTCATCATCTGATTTGGAAGAAACCTTTGAGAAAACCCCTGAAGCTTCTTTGAAGAGTCCATCTTCTGTGTTGAACCCTCCTTCCTCTGTGAAACGAAAAACCATCCGAGATTACTTTATCGTATCGCCGTAG
- the LOC123195593 gene encoding mitogen-activated protein kinase kinase 3-like encodes MAGLEELKKKLTPLFDAEKGFSAASAPDLTDSYMLSEGGTVNLLSRSYGMYNINQLGLQKCSSCLVEESSDHSEKTYRCASHEMRIFGSIGSGASSVVQRAIHIPTHKIIALKKINIFEKEKRQQILAEIRTLCEAPCFEGLVEFHGAFYVPDSGQINIALEYMDGGSLADILRVQKSIPEPVLSSMFQKLLQGLSYLHGVRHLVHRDIKPANLLVNLKGEPKITDFGISAGLDNSVAMCATFVGTVTYMSPERIRNEGYSYPADIWSLGLALFECGTGEFPYTSDEGPVNLMLQILDDPSPSPPKQEFSPEFCSFIDACLQKDADARPTAEQLLQHPFITKHEHAGVDLAAFVQDVFDPTQRMKDSADMLAIHYYLLFDGTDELWKHAKTLYREDSTLRFSGKQFVGPNDIFGRLSDIRSTLAGDWPPERLIHVVEKLQCRAHGQGGVAIRVSGSFITGNQFLICGDGVQVEGLPNFKDLSIDIPSERMGTFQEQFIMEPGNAIGRYVIAKQELYITQSNN; translated from the exons ATGGCTGGGTTGGAGGAGTTGAAAAAGAAGCTTACACCTTTATTTGATGCTGAAAAGGGTTTTTCAGCTGCATCAGCGCCTGATCTAACTGATTCTTACATG CTTTCAGAAGGTGGGACTGTCAATTTATTAAGTAGATCGTATGGAATGTACAACATCAATCAGCTTGGATTGCAAAAATGCTCGTCTTGTCTTGTGGAGGAATCCTCAGACCATAGCGAAAAGACATATCGTTGTGCCTCCCATGAGATGAGAATTTTTGGATCCATTGGTAGTGGTGCAAGCAGTGTTGTTCAGAGAGCCATCCACATTCCCACACACAAAATAATTGCATTGAAGAAAATTAACATCTTTGAAAAG gaGAAAAGGCAACAGATTCTTGCTGAGATAAGGACATTATGTGAGGCCCCTTGTTTTGAGGGTCTTGTGGAATTCCACGGAGCATTTTATGTGCCAGACTCAGGGCAAATAAACATAGCTTTGGAATACATGGATGGAGGATCACTGGCTGATATCTTACGAGTGCAGAAAAGTATACCAGAACCAGTTCTTTCGTCTATGTTTCAAAAGCTTCTGCAG GGTCTAAGCTACTTGCATGGTGTCCGACATCTAGTTCACAGAGATATCAAGCCAGCAAATCTGCTCGTAAATCTCAAGGGGGAACCAAAAATTACAGATTTTGGCATAAGTGCTGGGCTAGATAATTCTGTGGCAATG TGTGCTACCTTTGTTGGAACTGTTACATACATGTCACCTGAGAGAATTCGTAATGAGGGGTATTCTTATCCTGCTGATATCTGGAGCCTTGGTCTTGCTCTCTTTGAATGTGGCACTGGAGAATTTCCATATACTTCTGATGAGGGACCTGTCAATCTGATGCTGCAG ATATTGGATGATCCGTCACCATCACCACCAAAACAGGAGTTTTCACCTGAGTTTTGTTCATTTATAGATGCTTGCCTGCAGAAGGATGCAGATGCCAGACCAACAGCAGAGCAG CTTCTTCAACACCCATTTATCACAAAGCATGAGCATGCTGGTGTGGACTTAGCAGCATTTGTCCAAGATGTATTTGATCCAACACAAAGGATGAAAGATTCGGCAGAT ATGTTGGCAATACACTATTACTTACTTTTTGATGGAACAGACGAACTTTGGAAGCATGCAAAGACCTTGTATAGGGAAGATTCAACTTTAAG ATTCTCTGGGAAGCAATTTGTTGGACCAAATGATATCTTTGGGCGTTTATCGGACATCCGGAGCACATTAGCAGGAGACTGGCCTCCGGAGAGATTAATACATGTTGTGGAAAAACTTCAATGTCGTGCTCATGGTCAAGGGGGAGTTGCAATTCGGGTCTCAGGATCATTTATCACTGGGAATCAATTCCTTATATGTGGAGATGGCGTACAAGTAGAGGGCTTGCCAAATTTTAAAGATCTTTCAATCGATATTCCTAGTGAACGAATGGGTACATTCCAGGAGCAGTTTATCATGGAACCAGGCAATGCCATTGGACGATATGTCATAGCTAAACAAGAGCTCTATATCACCCAGTCAAATAATTGA
- the LOC123195883 gene encoding LOW QUALITY PROTEIN: pescadillo homolog (The sequence of the model RefSeq protein was modified relative to this genomic sequence to represent the inferred CDS: deleted 1 base in 1 codon), translating into TEGVNALSLDFVFSCFLVYFLSNFIFQGKKKEGNAARYITRSQALKHLQVNTKLFRRLCIYKGVFPREPRKKFRGNHHTYYHLKDVSFIRHDPILEELRAKSANAKKVTKAKAKKNKELADILIKRQPEIKLDRLVLERYPHFVDALRDLDDPLTLVHLFAALPASDRMKIEVKRVHNCRKLSHEWQAYISRTHKLRKVFVSVKGIYYQAEVEGQKITWLTPHGLQQVLSDDDVVYDVLLNFLEFYETLLAFINFKLYHSINVKYPPILDPLLEASAAELYALSRYFDANSRTAEQIEGTQHDESELRLAQLQHQLPSNEPGALMQLVKYAADENEEDEDTKACKELFKNMKFFLSREVPRESLLFVIPAFGGVVSWEGEGAPFEEMDQSITHQIVDRPTQGHLYLSREYVQPQWVYDCVNALIILPTEAYMVGRIPPPRLSPFVDNEEEGYIPDYAETIQWLQAAAKNEILPMPGLGKEDLGDPQILLAEGYLSRAEAIEAAERKRKMMALEEQYHDELKVELQGNPYSSSASDKNKQISGEDGDDGEAMEDESLPDVQDIANDAANMSTLLMSRKTRGLYEAMKIGKEKKKAAVNLLKERKKKIQTQNTRIKQ; encoded by the exons ACGGAGGGTGTAAATGCATTGTCTCTTGATTTTGTGTTCTCCTgctttcttgtttattttctgtcgaattttattttccagggaaagaagaaagaaggaaacGCTGCTAGATATATCACCAGGTCACAAGCTCTAAAGCACCTCCAAGTCAATACAAAGCTTTTCAG GAGATTATGCATTTACAAAGGAGTATTCCCCCGAGAACCAAGGAAGAAGTTCAGAGGAAATCATCATACATATTATCACTTGAAGGATGTTTCATTCATTCGACACGATCCAATACTTGAGGAACTAAGAGCAAAGAGTGCTAATGCAAAGAAGGTAACCAAAGCCAAggcaaagaaaaataaggaaCTTGCTGATATTCTGATAAAACGCCAACCTGAGATCAAACTAGACAGACTTGTTCTGGAGAG GTATCCTCATTTTGTTGATGCTCTCAGAGATTTGGATGATCCTCTCACACTGGTGCACCTTTTCGCTGCTTTACCTGCCTCTGACAGGATGAAAATTGAAGTCAAGAGAGTCCACAATTGTCGAAA GTTGAGTCATGAATGGCAAGCCTACATATCTCGGACTCATAAATTGCGAAAGGTTTTTGTATCTGTGAAAGGGATATATTACCAG GCTGAGGTTGAGGGTCAAAAGATTACATGGCTAACACCTCATGGGCTGCAGCAAGTTTTGTCAGATGATGATGTTGTGTATGATGTGTTGCTCAACTTCTTGGAATTCTATGAG ACTCTCCTTgcctttatcaattttaaactttatcattccataaatgttaaatatccaCCCATTCTTGATCCTCTTTTGGAAGCTTCAGCAGCAG AACTCTATGCATTGTCAAGATACTTTGATGCTAACTCTAGAACAGCTGAGCAAATTGAGGGAACTCAACATGATGAATCTGAACTCAGACTTGCACAACTTCAGCATCAACTTCCTTCCAATGAACCTGGTGCACTGATGCAACTTGTT AAATATGCTgctgatgaaaatgaagaagatgaagatacAAAGGCATGTAAGGAACTCTTCAAGAATATGAAATTCTTCTTGAGTCGTGAG GTTCCCAGGGAGTCATTGCTTTTTGTCATCCCTGCTTTTGGTGGTGTTGTATCTTGGGAGGGAGAGGGTGCTCCTTTTGAGGAAATGGACCAGAGCATTACTCATCAG ATTGTTGATAGACCAACTCAGGGTCATTTGTATCTTTCGAGAGAATATGTTCAACCACAGTGGGTTTATGATTGTGTAAATGCGCTGATTATATTGCCAACTGAAGCTTATATGGTGGGGAG GATTCCTCCCCCACGCCTGTCACCTTTTGTTGATAATGAGGAAGAAGGTTATATACCTGACTATGCAGAAACCATTCAGTGGCTGCAGGCTGCTGCCAAGAATGAAATTCTTCCAATGCCAGGCTTGGGAAAAGAAGATCTGGGAGATCCTCAAATTTTGTTGGCAGAAGGTTATCTCAGTCGAGCGGAAGCTATTGAAGCTGCTGAGAGAAAGCGGAAA ATGATGGCACTTGAAGAACAGTATCATGATGAATTAAAGGTGGAGCTTCAGGGAAACCCATATTCTTCATCTGCATCTGATAAGAATAAGCAGATCTCTGGTGAGGATGGCGATGATGGGGAAGCTATGGAGGATGAATCTCTTCCTGATGTGCAAGATATTGCCAATGATGCAGCAAATATGTCGACTCTTCTAATGTCACGTAAGACGAGAGGCCTTTATGAAGCTATGAAG ATAggcaaagaaaagaagaaagccGCAGTTAATCTTCTCAAGGAGCGAAAGAAAAAGATTCAAACTCAGAATACTAGGATCAAGCAATAA
- the LOC123196989 gene encoding uncharacterized protein LOC123196989 has product MKAVDETAYKWVIDNEPDQWSRFGFDTEAKSDHITNNMSETFNSWLGEGRELPILSLLELYRRRIMKRLYSRLKAGTEWVTPLPPLVVKKLNKSIETARNVSISYAGLQEFEVIDMNGIPSRTYTLNLDKRICDCGMWQLSGIPCQHAICSILHMNFPTIDKFVDDRLQISAYMRTYAEIIHPIPDKRTWPEECEDKLQPPVRHGKAGRPRKARRKDPTEERKRKPVSTLRCSHCHELGHNKRSCQYNPNNAGRPKKKRRTIPTMESQSAKSQFGSSSSSQHPESQIQ; this is encoded by the exons atgaaggcaGTGGATGAAACTGCTTACAAGTGGGTAATTGACAATGAGCCAGATCAATGGTCTAGATTTGGCTTTGACACTGAAGCCAAATCTGACCatatcacaaataatatgtctgaAACATTTAATAGTTGGCTTGGAGAAGGTCGGGAGCTGCCTATTCTCAGTTTGTTGGAGTTGTATCgaagaagaataatgaagaGACTTTATAGTAGGCTGAAGGCAGGGACTGAATGGGTCACTCCATTGCCCCCACttgttgttaaaaaattgaacaaaagtaTTGAGACAGCTCGAAATGTCTCTATTTCATATGCTGGACTGCAAGAGTTCGAGGTGATTGATATGAATGGTATTCCAAGCAGAACATACACCTTGAATTTGGACAAAAGAATCTGTGATTGTGGGATGTGGCAGCTGTCTGGGATTCCCTGCCAACATGCAATCTGCTCAATATTGCACATGAACTTCCCTACCATTGATAAGTTTGTAGATGACAGGTTGCAAATTTCAGCATATATGAGAACATATGCTGAAATTATTCATCCTATTCCAGACAAGAGAACCTGGCCAGAGGAATGTGAAGATAAGCTGCAGCCACCTGTTAGGCATGGCAAAGCTGGCAGGCCCAGAAAGGCTAGGAGGAAAGACCCCactgaagagagaaagagaaaacctGTGTCTACACTTAGGTGTAGTCACTGCCATGAATTGGGGCACAACAAAAGGTCCTGCCAATACAATCCAAACAATGCAGGAAGACCCAAAAAAAAG AGAAGAACAATCCCAACCATGGAAAGCCAGTCAGCTAAAAGTCAGTttggttcatcttcttcctcacagCATCCAGAGTCACAGATACAATGA
- the LOC123196907 gene encoding cyclin-dependent protein kinase inhibitor SMR6-like, with the protein MGFSKKSQMEVGLDGEGKKWVIAGISLRTSLKPVNTRPRGKNVEDEDEDEEAFSTTPTARESRIPERLPCPPAPRKRRPPSSRCHFNGAREFFIPPDLDTIFKINVEKAN; encoded by the coding sequence ATGGGTTTTTCGAAGAAATCGCAAATGGAAGTTGGGTTAGACGGTGAAGGCAAGAAATGGGTAATCGCTGGAATTTCTTTAAGGACTTCACTGAAGCCTGTGAATACCAGACCGAGAGGTAAAAACGttgaagacgaagacgaagacgaagaagCTTTTTCAACGACTCCAACAGCCAGAGAATCAAGAATACCAGAGAGATTACCATGCCCACCTGCCCCAAGAAAGCGCAGGCCTCCTTCATCAAGATGCCACTTCAATGGAGCTCGAGAGTTCTTCATTCCACCTGACTTGGACACCATCTTCAAAATCAATGTCGAGAAAGCAAACTGA